A region from the Aegilops tauschii subsp. strangulata cultivar AL8/78 chromosome 5, Aet v6.0, whole genome shotgun sequence genome encodes:
- the LOC109761653 gene encoding protein WIR1A translates to MASAGRRPTVLMQIALFFVVAAVIMNSSVCLGAAAGDATAGSGAFDPNRPAVPSTGGAGKPYTGRRCLPKYRCYPPAGGQP, encoded by the exons ATGGCGTCTGCCGGCCGCCGTCCCACGGTGCTCATGCAGATCGCTCTCTTCTTCGTCGTCGCGGCGGTCATCATGAACAGCTCCGTCTGCCTTGGAGCCGCCGCCGGCGACGCCACTGCAG GCTCTGGTGCTTTCGACCCTAACCGCCCTGCTGTCCCGTCGACGGGTGGTGCTGGTAAACCCTACACCGGCCGTCGGTGCCTCCCTAAGTACCGCTGCTACCCACCGGCTGGTGGCCAACCCTAA